A region of Anolis sagrei isolate rAnoSag1 chromosome 2, rAnoSag1.mat, whole genome shotgun sequence DNA encodes the following proteins:
- the LOC132765426 gene encoding olfactory receptor 2A1/2A42-like translates to MTNETFVTEFLLLGLARSLTIRLLLFGLFSTAYAITLAGNAIILMLICLDSRLHTPMYFFLSNLACVDICYTSSTVPQMLVNLQSPSKPISLASCAVQMYVFLILATTECFLLAVMAYDRYVAVCHPLHYTSIMNKQVCINLAAASWTSGLILPVAHMVLTWQLPFCGPNLIDHFFCEIPALLKLACTDTYIVEKVTSVGCIFTLLIPIAFIIMTYIFIISSILKIQSVQGQHKAFSTCASHMTVVALFYGTAIYMYMRPESSHSPGQDKIISIFYSIVIPLFNPIIYSLKNKDVKGILERELVRKFYSEEVREPERNLTDSQYKM, encoded by the coding sequence ATGACCAATGAAACATTTGTGACTGAATTCCTCCTACTTGGACTCGCCAGGAGCCTGACGATCCGACTCTTGTTGTTTGGACTTTTCTCTACAGCCTATGCCATCACTCTAGCAGGCAATGCCATTATATTGATGCTCATCTGCCTGGACTCACGACTGCACACACCCATGTATTTCTTCCTGAGCAACCTTGCCTGCGTGGACATTTGCTACACTTCCAGCACAGTCCCTCAGATGTTGGTTAACCTCCAGAGTCCAAGCAAACCCATCTCACTGGCTAGCTGTGCTGTACAAATGTATGTCTTCCTGATCTTAGCCACAACGGAATGTTTCCTCCTTGCAGTGATGGCATATGATAGGTATGTGGCGGTATGTCATCCACTGCACTACACATCTATCATGAACAAACAAGTGTGCATTAACCTGGCTGCAGCCTCCTGGACAAGTGGACTTATCTTGCCAGTGGCACACATGGTCCTCACCTGGCAGTTACCATTCTGTGGGCCCAATTTAATTGACCATTTTTTCTGTGAAATCCCAGCATTACTGAAACTGGCATGTACTGACACTTACATTGTTGAGAAGGTCACTTCTGTGGGATGCATTTTCACACTACTCATCCCTATCGCCTTCATCATCATGActtatattttcattatttcctccatTTTGAAAATCCAATCTGTACAAGGTCAGCATAAAGCTTTCTCCACATGTGCATCCCACATGACTGTGGTGGCCCTTTTTTATGGtactgccatatatatgtacatgagACCCGAATCTAGCCATTCCCCAGGCCAGGATAAAATAATCTCTATCTTCTATAGCATTGTCATTCCTTTATTCAACCCCATAATATACAGCCTGAAGAACAAGGATGTGAAAGGG